One Prosthecobacter sp. genomic window, CGAGCAAACTTTTGTTTATTACGGCACCTGGGATCCAAGGCCGACGGGTGGCCCCGAAGTGCCGCGCGGCGGTGTCGGGATCGCCGTTATACCAAGAGATCGTTTCGCGGGCCTCATGGTGGACACAAGCGGTGAAGGGCCGGGTGACTACCAATTGCCGAAAGTAACTGCGGAACTGGTCACCCACTCGTTTGCCGTGACCAAACCGAGCTTCTTTATCAATGCAGATGGTTTGGGTGATGAGGCGGCTTTGCGCGTGGAACTGCTCGATCACCTTGAGCGGCCCGTTCCAGCATACAGCAGCGTTGTTCGTCAAAGTGGCTTTCAAACGCCGGTGGTTTTCAAAAGCGACGTGAAGCTTCCGGATCGTGTGAGGCTGCGAATCGTGTTTGAAGGCTCAAAGCGCCGGGACATTCGCTTGAGCGCGATCTATGTGAAATGATCGACTGGTCTGCCAACTGAACCAGGAACTTGTACTGGTAGGGGTATGGTCGAGGATCAGAATCACAGCATGAAGTACATCTTTTGCCTCTTGAGTTGTCTCGCGCTCCAGGTTCATGCCGTCGAGCAGGTGTTTTTTGCTTTTGATGACCACAACATCGCCTGGCAGCACAATCTGAAGGTCACGCTGGAGGTGGCAAAGAAGCATCCAGCAAACCCGGTGCTTCGCAGCGGAGCGCCCGGCTCGCCTGATGCAGGCCATGCCATCCTCTACGGCACCGTTTTGAAGCAGGGCGACACCTTCCGCATGTGGTATCTCGGCATGCATGAGCCGGAGATCAAAGCCGGGCAGGCTCCGGGCTGGTGGCGGCCGATGTGCTACGCGGAGAGCAAGGACGGCGTGACGTGGACGAAGCCGGAACTGGGCCTCGTGGAGTTTAATGGCAGCACGAAGAACAACATTTGCCTGATCGAGGGCGACCCGAATTCGATGACTCGGGTGAATGATTTTCTCTCCGTGCTTTACGAGCCCAATGAACCTGATCCATCGAAGCGTTACAAGTGCGCCTACATCGCGCACATGCCGATTGAAGAGGTGAAGGGAGGGCGCAGTAAGATCGGGCCGAATGAAAAGCGCTGGGGTTCCTTCGTCACGGCGACGAGTGCGGATGGTCTGAAGTGGAAGTGCGTCGGAGATCGCCCGGCAAACGCGGGCGGAGAGCGCTTCGAGGTGAGCGGCTTGTATCGCTTCGGCGATTTCTATTATGCCACAGGTCAGCTTCTCAGCCCGTGGTCGTGGCGGCCGGATGGTAGTGACATCGGGCGTGACATGCTGGCGTATCGCTCACCAGACTTTGTGACGTGGTCGAAGGCGAAGGCGATGTCGTATGCACGGCCCGGCCAGCTTTCCAATCCGCCCGTGGAAGGCCAGCAGATGCACATGGGCGCGGGCCTATGGAATCGAGGCAACGTCATGGTCGGCCTGCACGGCATGTGGCAGGACGCGGAGCAACCGCCGCCGAAGGGCAAGAGCTGGAACTACGGTGTGCGCGTCGATCTCGGCCTGATGATCAGCAACGACGGCGTGCATTTCCGCGAGCCTGTGCCGGGTTTTCAAATCATCCCGCGCGGCAAAGAAGGCGAGTGGGATGATGTCGCGATCCTCCAAGGCCTCGCCTTCGTGAACGAGGGTGACAAGACGATGATCTGGTATTCGCACTGGGACACCGGCGGCGTGCTCGAAGACATGGACATCGGCCTCGCCACGCTGCGACGCGATGGTTTCGGCTCGCTGTCACGCAAGGTGGCTGAGGAAGAGGGGCATTTCATCACGAGCACGTTCGAAGCGAAGCAGATCGCACTGAACGTCGATGGCATCACCGCAGAGTCGCCGCTCTCTGTCCAACTGCTTGACCATCTTGACCATGTTCTTGACGGCTACGAGGCCAAGGTGACCACGAATGGTGTGCGTGTGCCGCTTACCTTTTCGAAATCGCTGCCAGAAGGCAAAAAGCTGGCTCTGCGTGTGAACTTTGCCGCTAACTGCGGAGCGAAAGTCTATACCGTGTATGTAGAATAGGCTTTCTAGCCTGTTTCAGAAACCCACAGGCTAGAAAGCCTATGCTACGAATCTCATGTCCCTCAAACTTGTCACTGAACTCAACGATACTGACCGCAAGCTGCTGAACCGTGCTTTGGACGGCTTTGTGCCGCAGAAGGTCTTCGATGCGCATACGCACCTGTTTCATTCGCGGAATTTCGCGGAAGGAAAGCGGCCGGCGTTCCTGGATGAAGATCACGGCTATGGCATGGCCGATTTCCAGGCGGCGATGCGGCTATGGATGCCGGGCAGGGAAGTCGAAGGGCTGTTCTTTGGCTATCCGAGCGCTGGTAATGATCGAGCAGGCGAGAATGCGTGGGTGCAATCCCAGATCGACATGACGACAAACTCGCGCGCTCTGGTACTGGCTGCACCGACGGATAATCCGGCGGAGATGCGGCGGCTGATGAGCACGGGCGCGTTTGTGGGCATCAAGCCGTATCGTCTTTATGCCGATGTGCCGGACACGCGGGAGGCAGAAATAGAATCCTTCGCGCCGGAGTGGATGTGGGAGATCTGCCACGATCACGATGGCATCATGGTGCTGCACATCATGTTAGCGGGCGGCATCACCGATCCGCGCAACGTGGAGGCCATTCAGCGACTGTGCCGCCGCTATCCACGCTGCAGGCTGATCCTGGCGCATGTGGCGCGGTCTTTTAATTATCGTCATGCCCGTGAGGGGCTGCATCACCTCGTCGATCTCGACAACGTGGTCGTGGACACTTCGGCGGTGACACAAGCGGGCGCGTTTCGAGCAGCGATTGAGATATTGGGGCCGCAGCGCGTCCTCTGGGGCAGCGATTACATGGTCAGCGAGCTGCGCGGCTCCTGCATCACGCAGGGCGACGGCTTCACCTGGATTCACCCGGAGATTGCAGGCGATAAACTGACGATCTTCGGCCAATACACGACCGTGGGCATCGAATCGCTCATGTGCATGCGTGAAGCATGTGAAGACACAGGCATGACGCAGGGTGATCTGGAGGACATTTTCTGCGAGAACGCCCTGCGGCTACTCAAGCCGGCCTCCGAGGTCAAAACCGGCCCAAAATTGTGGGAAGAAGCGAAAACGAAAATCTCTTGTGGCACGGGGCTCCTTTCGAAGCGGGCGCATCTCTTCGATCCGCAGTCGTGGCCGTCGTATTTCTCGCGGGCGAAAGGCGGGAGCATCTGGGATCTGGATGGGCGGCGCTACACGGACTTCACGGGCGGTGTCGGAGCCATTTTGCTCGGTCATGCGGACGATGAGGTGAACGCGGCAGTGAAGCGTCGCGTGAATCTCGGTAGTTACGCCACACTGGCGTCGCCAGATGAGGTGAAGCTCGCGGATCTGCTGCTCGATCTGCATCCGTGGGCTGGCAAGGTGCGTTATGCGCGCGGTGGCGGCGAGGCGCTCGGACTCGCGGTGCGCATCGCGAGAGCGGCCACGGGCAAAAGCGGCATCGCCTTCTGCGGCTACCATGGCTGGAGCGATTGGTATCTCGCAGCGAACCTCGGCGATGATGCCGCGCTCGATGGTCATCTGCTGCCCGGTTTGCAGCCGCTGGGTGTGCCGCGTGAGCTGGCGGGAACGGCGGTGCCGTTTCGCTACAACGACCTCTATTCCTTCCGCGCTGCCTTACAAAGGCTCGATGGTAAACTGGCCGCCGTGGTGATGGAGCCGATGCGCAGCGAGTGGCCGCGTGACGGCTTCATGCAAAACGTGATCGACGCCTGCCATGCTGCTGGCGCGGTGTTTGTGCTTGATGAAGTGACGAGCGGCTGGCGCTTTGGCTTCCCCGGCGCAGCGCCGGTGCTCGGCATCGAGCCAGATCTCGCCGTGTATGCGAAGGCGATGTCGAATGGCTATCCCGCCGGGGCGATCATCGGCAAAAATGAGGTCATGGATGCCTCGAACAGCAGTTTCATCTCCAGCAGCTACTGGACGGACGGCGTGGGCACGGCTGCCTCATTGGCCTGCATTGGCAAAATGCAGCGCGAAGGCGTCCAGCAGCACGTTTGGGAGCTTGGAGGACGATTGCAGAGCGGTTTGCGTGAGGTGGCGGCACGGTATCCGGCACTGCAACTCAAGATCGGCGGCATGCCATGCGCGCCTTCGCTCGGCTTTGCCGATCCGGCAGCAAAAGTGCTCATGATTCGCCACATGCTCCAACGCGGTTATCTGATGTCGAGCCAGCTCTATGTGGCTTGGCCGCACACGGATGAACTGATTGCTGGAATGCTCGCGGCGCTGGATGAATCGCTCGCTCTCGTTGCCAAAATGCAGGAACGAGGCGAGTTGAAGGCCGAAGCGGGCGTTGAGGTCGTTCCGCAAGGCTTTGCGCGTCTTGTCTAACCTAATTCACCTCCATGATCATTGATTGTCACAACCACGTCGGTTCCGATCTGCTGTTTTACCTGCACGGCGACTTTCCCTATGCCCAGCACCTCGTAGCGATGCACGACGAGGGCCGGGCGCTTGGGATCGACCGCTGGATCGTCTTTCCGTTCGTCAGCCACCTCGCGCTCGATGTGACGGCATTCATGGACAACGAGATCAAGGACGAGAAGGGCCGCCTGCACGACATTCCGTATGCTTTCGAGAACCGCCGGCTCATGAAGGAGTGCTACGAGCTGTTTCCCGACGAAGGGAAGCGCATGCTGCCCTTCGTGATGGCTGATCCGATGCGGAACACGGCGGCGCAGGCTGTGGAACTACGCAAGCTGCGCGGCGAATACCGTTTCCACGGCATCAAGATGCAGACGACGATCCTCCAGGCGGACATCAAGCACCTGCGGGACCGCGGAAAGGTCTTCGTGGAACTCGCGGCTGAGTGGGATGTGCCGTTTTTGATTCATTCGAGTGTGGCGGAGAGTGATCTGTGGGCGCAGGCGAGCGACATCCTCGACATCGCGGAAGAAAATCCGGGCGTGCGCTTCTGCCTTGCTCACTCGTGCCGCTACGACAAGGAATGCCTCGACCGGGTGCAAGCGCTGCCGAACACTTGGTTCGACAACTCGGCGCATTGCATTCATTGCGTGGGTGCGGTGAAGGACATGCCCTACATTGCGCCGAAAGCCCGCCGCTTTGACAGTGACTACACGAATCCGGCCCGCGTGATCGCCGATCTGGCGGCGGCGTATCCGCGAAAATTCATGTGGGGCAGCGATTCGCCGTTTTACAGCTATGCCGCCGAGATCAATCACGAAGTCGTGCGCCTGATCAGCACCTACAAGGCTGAGGTCGATGCGTTGACCGCCGCTGGCGAGACCGTGGTGGCCCGCATTGCGAACACAAACATCCGCGATTACCTCAAGCTCCATGATGAAAGCATTCTCTCTTGAAGGCCATGCCGCATTGGTGACCGGATCATCGCAGGGCATCGGCTTGGCGATGGGCAAGGCCTTGCAGCAAGCTGGAGCCAAAGTGGTGTTTCATGGCCTTCAGGATGCCGTGGAAGGCCTTTCCAGTTATGTGAAGGCCGA contains:
- a CDS encoding aminotransferase class III-fold pyridoxal phosphate-dependent enzyme yields the protein MSLKLVTELNDTDRKLLNRALDGFVPQKVFDAHTHLFHSRNFAEGKRPAFLDEDHGYGMADFQAAMRLWMPGREVEGLFFGYPSAGNDRAGENAWVQSQIDMTTNSRALVLAAPTDNPAEMRRLMSTGAFVGIKPYRLYADVPDTREAEIESFAPEWMWEICHDHDGIMVLHIMLAGGITDPRNVEAIQRLCRRYPRCRLILAHVARSFNYRHAREGLHHLVDLDNVVVDTSAVTQAGAFRAAIEILGPQRVLWGSDYMVSELRGSCITQGDGFTWIHPEIAGDKLTIFGQYTTVGIESLMCMREACEDTGMTQGDLEDIFCENALRLLKPASEVKTGPKLWEEAKTKISCGTGLLSKRAHLFDPQSWPSYFSRAKGGSIWDLDGRRYTDFTGGVGAILLGHADDEVNAAVKRRVNLGSYATLASPDEVKLADLLLDLHPWAGKVRYARGGGEALGLAVRIARAATGKSGIAFCGYHGWSDWYLAANLGDDAALDGHLLPGLQPLGVPRELAGTAVPFRYNDLYSFRAALQRLDGKLAAVVMEPMRSEWPRDGFMQNVIDACHAAGAVFVLDEVTSGWRFGFPGAAPVLGIEPDLAVYAKAMSNGYPAGAIIGKNEVMDASNSSFISSSYWTDGVGTAASLACIGKMQREGVQQHVWELGGRLQSGLREVAARYPALQLKIGGMPCAPSLGFADPAAKVLMIRHMLQRGYLMSSQLYVAWPHTDELIAGMLAALDESLALVAKMQERGELKAEAGVEVVPQGFARLV
- a CDS encoding amidohydrolase family protein codes for the protein MIIDCHNHVGSDLLFYLHGDFPYAQHLVAMHDEGRALGIDRWIVFPFVSHLALDVTAFMDNEIKDEKGRLHDIPYAFENRRLMKECYELFPDEGKRMLPFVMADPMRNTAAQAVELRKLRGEYRFHGIKMQTTILQADIKHLRDRGKVFVELAAEWDVPFLIHSSVAESDLWAQASDILDIAEENPGVRFCLAHSCRYDKECLDRVQALPNTWFDNSAHCIHCVGAVKDMPYIAPKARRFDSDYTNPARVIADLAAAYPRKFMWGSDSPFYSYAAEINHEVVRLISTYKAEVDALTAAGETVVARIANTNIRDYLKLHDESILS